The region CACGGCTGGCCCGCTGCGGATTGAAATTCCGTAGCCCGCCTCGCCCTCCCGGATGTCGTCAGCTTGGTGGGCCTCGCGGAGTGCCGCTCGACTCACCCTACGATCGCTGCCAATTAGCTTGGGCGCTTGATGATCACGACCGAGTTAATGCCGAGCATGCCGAACGAGTTATTGAGGATGTAATTGACTCGTTCGACGCGGCGGGGTTCGCCGATGACGATCGTGTTTAGTGCGCACTCTTCATCCATCTCGTCGACGTTGATCGTGTGATGGATCACGTTGTCTTCAAACGACGGCAGATTGCCGGCGAGCTCGAGCGCGCCGGCAGCGCCCATCGCGTGACCAATGAAGCTCTTCGTATTGTTGAAATACGTTTTGTCACTGCCCGAAAACACACGCCGCAGAGCATCGCATTCCTGCACATCGCCTTGACCCGTTCCGGTCGCGTGCGTGCTCACGATGTCGATGTCGCGCGGCGTGAGATTGGCCCGCTTCAGCGCGAGTTCCACGCATTGGGCCTGGCGTTCGGGGTTCGGCAGCACAAAGTCGGTCGCATCAGTATTGATCGCATAGCCGGCGAGTTCGCCGTAAATCTTCGCGCCGCGGCGGCGAGCGTCATCGAGTCGTTCGAGCACATAAGTGCAACCACCTTCGGCGACGACAATGCCGTTGCGATTCACATCAAAGGGGCGCGAAGCCTTTTCGGGATCGGCATGCGTGGCGAGAGCGCCCTGGCTCTTGAAGCTCGCAAAGATGCCGAAGGTGTGAATGCTTTCGGACACGCCGCCGGCGAGCGCGATATCGCAATCGCCGAGTCGCAGCATCTGCGCGCCTTGGATCAAGCCCGCGTTGCCGGCAGCGCACGCGGCGCCGATGGTGTAGTGCGGCCCGACCACGCCCATGTTGAGGGCCACTTCGCCAGCCGCGTTGTTGGCCACGGTTCGGGGGTTGTGATGGTGCGACCAAAACTGCGTGTCGTAATCGTAACCCTTCAACGCATAAACTTCGTTCTCGGTCTCGACGTTGCCGTGCTCGGTGATGCCCAGATAAATGCCGACGCGGCTCTTATCGACGGCGGCCCAATCGAGGCCGGCGTCGCGAACGGCTTCGTTGGTGCAGTAGATGCCCACGCTGCCCGCGCGGGTGCCGCGGCGTATATCTTTTTTCGACTGATAGCGGAGCGCGTCGAACTTGCACACGCCGGCCAGGGTCTCGCCGACATAGCGAATTTCGTACGCCGTCACGCCGCTCTTGCCGGCGAGTAGCGCGGCCCGATATTCGGCCAGGTTGTTGCCATTCGGCGCGGTCAAGCCAATGCCAGTGATGACAATCCGCTGGTGATCGGGGAGCGCGGCGGGTTCGTGCGTCGGAATGATCTGCGAAACGGGCATGAAACGGCTGACTCGCTAGAGAACGGCGTAAACTATCGAAGCTATCGCGTGGCCGCGGTTTTCACAAGTAACCGGGCAGTGCGACTGAAAAACGTCGGCCTGCAAATGGCAGCAACACCGGGCCGCTTCTCTGACGTACCGCAAAAGCGAAGGGGTGGTTCACAGGGAATCTGAGATTTTGTGCGACCCAATCCGTGCCAGGAGCGTCGCCGGTTCCGGCAAGGCAAAATACCAGCAATCGGGTTTTCGCCGGCCCAGTCAGCCATTGGGAAGCTCTCCCGCCGACTATGCTATTCTTGAAGATCCGTTCCCTGGCTGTTTCCTCCCGCGCACGATTATTCCGCCTATGCGTATTTTCTGGTCTGTTGCAGCCGCCTGGCTCTGCGTGTCGGTGATCGCAGCCGCACAAGAGCCGACGAGTCCGGCCCTCGTGGGCTATCGCAATCACGAAGACTTCTCAGCCGCCGTCAAAAAGCTCGACGACAGTGATCTCGCCGAAGTTGTTTCGCTCGGCAAGAGCGCCGGCGGACGAGATGTCTGGCTGATCACGATCGGCAAGGACAAGGACAAAAAGCCAGCCCTCGCCGTCGTCGGCAACGTGCAAGGAAGTCATCTGTCCGGCGGCGAACTCGCGCTGCGAATGGCAGAGCAGTTGATCGTGAATGCCGACAAAGACGAAGTCAAAAAACTGCTTGAGCAAGTCACGCTCTATATCATTCCTCGGCCTGATCCCGATGGCAGTGAAAAATGTTTTGCTCGTCCCTTCCGCGTGCCGGCAGGGAACGATCGCAAGACTGACGACGATCGCGACTTTGCCTTTGGCGAAGATCCACCGAACGATCTCAACGGCGATGGTTTCATCACGCAGATGCGCATCGAAGACCCTGCCGGCACGCTCATGCCGCATCCCGATGATCCGCGCGTGCTGATCACGGCAGATCCGAAGAAGAACGAGCGCGGCAAGTATCGCATCCTTAGCGAAGGGATCGACGACGATCACGACGAGCAATGGAACGAAGACGCCGGTGATGGCGTGGCCTTCGATCGCAACTTCACGTTCAACTACAAGCCGTTCACCCCCAACACCGGCCCGAATGCGGTGAGCGAACCGGAATGCCGCGCGGTGGCTGATTTCTTCTTCGATCATCCGCACATCGCGGCCGTTTTCACCTTCTCGCTTGATGACAACTTGTTCCACACTTGGAAGCCGAACTCGCAGACTGAGAAGGAACGAATCAAGAAGAACATTCTCGGCAGCGACGCTACGGCGGCGGATTTCATTGCCGAAACGTATCGCAAGATCCACGGCGGCAGCGATGCACCGTCGCCGCCCGATGGACATGGTCAATTCAGCCGTTGGTCTTATTTTCACTTCGGCCGGTGGTCGCTGAATGCCCGCAGTTGGTGGGTGCCGAAGAGCGAAGCGAAAAAAGAAGAGGCCAAGGATGACGACAAGGACGAGGCGAAAAAAGACGATCCCAAGAAGGAAGAGAAAAAGTCATCGGGCGAAAAACGCGGCAGTGAGCAGATCAATCTGTTGAACTGGCTAGCGGCGAACAAGATTGACGGCTTTGTGGCATGGAAAGAGATCAAGCATCCCGATTTTCCGAATCAAAAGGTTGAAGTCGGTGGTTTCAAACCGCTCGTCGATCTCAATCCGCCGGCCGCCGAGCTCGATAAATTGGCCGAAAAGCACGTCACGTTCCTGCAGAAGCTTCCTGACTTCTTGCCGAAGCTGGAACTGCGTGAATTCTCTGCCGAAGCACTCGGTGGCGGCGTCTATCGCGTGAAAGTGACAGTGGCCAACAGTGGCTACCTGCCGACGATGCCGGAGATGGGAAGCGTGAACGGCATTCCTTATCCGCTGCAGGTCGAACTGCAGGTGCCGAAGGACACGGTCTTTGTGCAAGGCAGTCCGCGTAGCGAAATCAATCGCCTCGCGGGTGTGACTGGCAAGAGCGAGCGTACCTGGCTGATTCGCTTGCCGGGCGACGGAAAATTGCCGGAAGGTTTTGAATTCAAAGTTCGAGCGTGGGCTCCGGCAGTCGGAGAGGCGGTGGCGAAATGAGTTATCCAACGATCGAGAAACCCGTGTTCGGCTGCAACTCTCACTGGCTGAGCCAGTGGCACACGCGGAGTCTTGTGAAAAACCTTGGATTGATAGCAGTTCTTTGCTTTTGTATTTGTCAGCTGACTACTGCGCAAGAACCAGCCAAGAAACCAAAAACGCCCTACCAAACCATCGGCACACCAACGACGCCGAAGGTGCCGGCGCAGTGGAACCGTTATCACGATTACACCGAAAGCACCAAGCTGTTGCACGATCTGGCCGCCGCTTATCCCGAGTATGCGAAGCTGCAGTCGGTTGGCGGAACCTATGGCAAGCGCGAGATGTGGGTCCTCACGATCACCAATTTTGCCAAGGGTGACGACAAAGACCGCCCGGCGATGTGGATCGACGGCGCCATTCATGCGAATGAAATCCAGGCCACCGAAGTGGTGCTCTACACCGCTTGGACGCTGCTGGAGATGCGCGGAGAGAACGAAACGATCAAGCGGCTGCTTGATGAACGGGTCTTCTTTCTCATGCCGATGATGAGCCCCGATTCGCGCGATGCGCATTTCTATGAAGCGAATACCACGCACTCGCCGCGGAGCGGCCAGCGACCCTTTGATGACGACAAGGACGGCCTGGTCGATGAAGATGGCCCCGACGATCTCGACGGCGACGGCAGCATCACGATGATGCGCGTCCGCGATAAGAACGGCCGCTACAAAGCCCATCCGGATTATCCGAACTTGATGATTCAGGTGAAGGAAGGCGAGAAGGGCGAGTACACGCTCCTGGGCCAGGAAGGGAAAGACAACGACGGCGACGGTCGGGTGAATGAGGATGGCGACGGCTATTACGATCCCAATCGCGATTGGGGTTGGAACTGGCAGCCCGACTACATTCAGAACGGGGCGCATCGCTATCCGTATTCGATTCTCGAGAATCGCCACGTCGCCGATTTCATCACTTCGCGGCCGAACATCGCGGGGGCTCAGTCCTATCACAATGCCGGCGGCATGATTCTGCGCGGGCCGGGCGCGAAGGAAGATTCCTTCGAGGGCGCCGATCTGCGCGTGTACGACGTGATGGGCAAACGGGCCGCGGAAATGCTGCCTGGCTACCGTTACATGAACATCGCGAATGATCTGTACGAAGTGTGGGGCGGCGAAGTCGATTGGTTGCATCAAAGTCGCGGCGTGTGGACGTTCACCAACGAACTCTTCACGCCGTTCAACTACTTCCGCCAGCCGGGCCATGACGGCTTCTTTGGCAGCAGCGAAACCCAGCACATGTTCGACAAGTACATGCTGCTCGGCGACGGGTTTTCGCCGTGGAAAGAAATCGAGCATCCGCAGTACGGCAAGATCGAAGTAGGCGGCATGCGGAAGAACTGGATCCGCCAGCCGCCGAGTTT is a window of Anatilimnocola floriformis DNA encoding:
- a CDS encoding beta-ketoacyl-[acyl-carrier-protein] synthase family protein produces the protein MPVSQIIPTHEPAALPDHQRIVITGIGLTAPNGNNLAEYRAALLAGKSGVTAYEIRYVGETLAGVCKFDALRYQSKKDIRRGTRAGSVGIYCTNEAVRDAGLDWAAVDKSRVGIYLGITEHGNVETENEVYALKGYDYDTQFWSHHHNPRTVANNAAGEVALNMGVVGPHYTIGAACAAGNAGLIQGAQMLRLGDCDIALAGGVSESIHTFGIFASFKSQGALATHADPEKASRPFDVNRNGIVVAEGGCTYVLERLDDARRRGAKIYGELAGYAINTDATDFVLPNPERQAQCVELALKRANLTPRDIDIVSTHATGTGQGDVQECDALRRVFSGSDKTYFNNTKSFIGHAMGAAGALELAGNLPSFEDNVIHHTINVDEMDEECALNTIVIGEPRRVERVNYILNNSFGMLGINSVVIIKRPS
- a CDS encoding M14 family metallopeptidase → MRIFWSVAAAWLCVSVIAAAQEPTSPALVGYRNHEDFSAAVKKLDDSDLAEVVSLGKSAGGRDVWLITIGKDKDKKPALAVVGNVQGSHLSGGELALRMAEQLIVNADKDEVKKLLEQVTLYIIPRPDPDGSEKCFARPFRVPAGNDRKTDDDRDFAFGEDPPNDLNGDGFITQMRIEDPAGTLMPHPDDPRVLITADPKKNERGKYRILSEGIDDDHDEQWNEDAGDGVAFDRNFTFNYKPFTPNTGPNAVSEPECRAVADFFFDHPHIAAVFTFSLDDNLFHTWKPNSQTEKERIKKNILGSDATAADFIAETYRKIHGGSDAPSPPDGHGQFSRWSYFHFGRWSLNARSWWVPKSEAKKEEAKDDDKDEAKKDDPKKEEKKSSGEKRGSEQINLLNWLAANKIDGFVAWKEIKHPDFPNQKVEVGGFKPLVDLNPPAAELDKLAEKHVTFLQKLPDFLPKLELREFSAEALGGGVYRVKVTVANSGYLPTMPEMGSVNGIPYPLQVELQVPKDTVFVQGSPRSEINRLAGVTGKSERTWLIRLPGDGKLPEGFEFKVRAWAPAVGEAVAK
- a CDS encoding M14 family metallopeptidase, giving the protein MSYPTIEKPVFGCNSHWLSQWHTRSLVKNLGLIAVLCFCICQLTTAQEPAKKPKTPYQTIGTPTTPKVPAQWNRYHDYTESTKLLHDLAAAYPEYAKLQSVGGTYGKREMWVLTITNFAKGDDKDRPAMWIDGAIHANEIQATEVVLYTAWTLLEMRGENETIKRLLDERVFFLMPMMSPDSRDAHFYEANTTHSPRSGQRPFDDDKDGLVDEDGPDDLDGDGSITMMRVRDKNGRYKAHPDYPNLMIQVKEGEKGEYTLLGQEGKDNDGDGRVNEDGDGYYDPNRDWGWNWQPDYIQNGAHRYPYSILENRHVADFITSRPNIAGAQSYHNAGGMILRGPGAKEDSFEGADLRVYDVMGKRAAEMLPGYRYMNIANDLYEVWGGEVDWLHQSRGVWTFTNELFTPFNYFRQPGHDGFFGSSETQHMFDKYMLLGDGFSPWKEIEHPQYGKIEVGGMRKNWIRQPPSFLLEEECHRNMAFTLYHADSLPLVSVQSVTAKDLGNGLREVTAIIENPKLVPTHSWADVQRKITPPDMVELTGKDLKKVVLALKSNEPFFRSPTEQKRDPAAVKLDSIGSYGVTYVRWLVEGTGPVEVNVRSVKGGRASKASE